Proteins found in one Leptolyngbya sp. 'hensonii' genomic segment:
- a CDS encoding HNH endonuclease signature motif containing protein: protein MIQEGSNLDDPVVTGEIAHIVAYEPGGPRGDSSFPEEDLNKHTNLILLCGDHHKLIDSQLNTYSIPVLREMKRAHEARSRGLNQPDKPEILESFVKDSLHSSLLAVSHLPAVVFSAPTDYNDRQEHQVKEQMQYPSDQWELAPFLLKEGRLYAFHDLREVGNPFHTVTSNRDIQQISAQTLWDSAEGKRRYQTLLNRSLYKFTARLNIRYDPDHWRYFFPATEDKKERAVIYRPLNQSQSKRNVAWPQKRKATGETKNFWIHLASSLKFHEVAPLQWGLSIRPERHFTSDGSTPLPSKQIGRRATRLKARMYNDLYLSEVHFWRDYLSQGKPQIVLNFGNQSAIIDTSQLLTFDIEWPGIAEDTKPFKNQVYAHDLFSLSEYLQALEGEDSDYEEIDEDEDDELDDEE, encoded by the coding sequence TTGATTCAGGAAGGAAGCAATTTAGATGACCCCGTTGTAACGGGAGAGATTGCCCACATTGTCGCCTATGAACCCGGAGGCCCACGAGGAGATAGCTCCTTTCCTGAAGAGGATCTGAACAAACATACGAATCTGATTTTGCTCTGTGGCGATCATCACAAGCTGATCGATTCTCAGTTAAATACGTACAGTATTCCCGTCCTGCGGGAAATGAAGCGAGCACACGAGGCTAGAAGTCGTGGCTTGAATCAACCAGACAAACCCGAAATCTTGGAGTCTTTTGTTAAGGATAGTTTACACAGTAGCCTGCTTGCGGTTTCCCATCTCCCGGCTGTCGTATTTTCAGCACCCACCGACTACAACGATCGCCAGGAGCATCAGGTTAAGGAGCAGATGCAGTATCCATCTGACCAATGGGAACTGGCTCCCTTTCTGTTAAAAGAAGGACGACTGTACGCCTTCCATGACCTGCGAGAAGTTGGCAATCCATTTCATACAGTCACCTCTAACCGAGATATTCAGCAGATTTCCGCTCAAACGCTTTGGGATTCTGCGGAAGGAAAGCGTCGGTATCAAACTTTACTGAATCGTTCGCTCTATAAATTCACAGCCCGATTGAACATTCGGTACGATCCTGACCATTGGCGTTATTTTTTTCCTGCCACTGAAGACAAGAAAGAGCGTGCCGTCATTTATCGACCCCTGAATCAAAGTCAATCTAAGCGGAATGTTGCATGGCCGCAAAAACGTAAAGCAACTGGCGAGACCAAAAACTTTTGGATCCATCTTGCAAGCTCACTCAAGTTTCATGAAGTAGCCCCTTTGCAATGGGGTTTGAGCATTCGACCTGAACGTCATTTCACATCAGATGGCTCTACTCCTCTGCCTTCCAAACAGATTGGTCGTCGTGCGACACGGCTCAAAGCCCGAATGTATAACGACCTCTATCTGAGTGAAGTTCACTTCTGGCGAGACTACCTCAGTCAAGGAAAGCCTCAGATTGTTCTTAACTTTGGGAATCAATCAGCCATCATCGATACATCGCAGCTCCTTACCTTTGACATTGAGTGGCCCGGAATTGCTGAAGACACGAAGCCATTCAAAAACCAGGTTTACGCGCATGACCTGTTTAGCCTCAGCGAGTACCTCCAGGCACTTGAAGGGGAAGACAGCGACTATGAGGAGATCGATGAGGATGAGGACGACGAGCTGGATGATGAGGAGTAA
- a CDS encoding DNA methyltransferase, whose translation MQAVTSTEAIPGRIEAGTAWIENFPAFAEQVLEWLPEDLVGAPEQNLIPTALEVVLPDYNETLRPTYAVPEPDSGQWLMLVQTVKPGLPLDEVDPEVEKGHGWKATLQAKFERLLRETQIPIGLLCNGMEIRLVYAPRGESSGHLTFPVQAMMEVAGRLILGALEMLIGGDRLFNVPSDRRLPKILSDSRDYQAEVSTKLADQVLDALWELLRGFQAADAAVGGALLQELAKTDPQHIYGGLLTTLMRLVFLLYAEDEGLMPDDSVYQQNYSVSGLYERLREDAGNYPDTMDLRYGAWTWLLSLFRLVYDGGGYTPEYLPARHGQLFEPDEYPFLEGRDRTSHFRKGEPLEVPRIPDGVIYRVLENLLMLDGERLSYRSLDVEQIGSVYEAIMGFEVQVTQGLSIAVRPKDVVVNVEALLATKPKDRAKVLKDEAECKLTGKALTALSEAKTPEELLAALDRKVSASRTPNLLPVGSLFLQPGEERRRSGSHYTPRKLTQPIVETTLRPVLEGLGERPTAEQILELKVCDLAMGSGAFLVEACRQLAEKVLEAWTRDDQLQDLPDDVEPLLAARRLVAQRCLYGVDKNPFAVNLAKLSLWLVTLAKDRPFTFVDHALKCGDSLVGVSKPQVSRFMAASDLSESALINMLEDNAQKSKFYRDLIAFADERADEDDEQKRGYLKQADSESYNSRILSDVVVASFFASNRSHTDDLNDEKLMSDVALAAFFSTLSKSKRDAKKIAKDLSTKVNLWRLGTIDRSEVELIASIPRQFKRPVSSFHWESEFPEVFKRKNPGFDVIAGNPPFAGKNTLINAHPEGYLAWLQDTHPESHGNADLVAHFFRRAFDLLRQGGSLGLIATNTIAQGDTRTTGLRFICNNGGTIYNAQKRVKWPGLAAVVISVVNIFKGAYTGVKKIDERETDLISAFLFHSGGNSDPQVLLANQNKSFQGSILLGMGFTFDDSNLDATSISEMHRLIEKDPRNQERIFPYIGGEEVNSSPTHAHHRYVIDFFDRSEEEAWKWPDLMQIVKDKVKPIRDVQKRDALRERWWQYAEKRPGLVRAIDQCDRVLVCLFCTPHLSFAFLPNRCVFANTLNVFALDSNLSFSILQSNIHSVWAWFFGSSMKDDLRYTPTDCFQTFPFPEKWEDDPTLEEIGKTYYEYRADLMVRNNQGLTDTYNRFHDPDEREADILKLRELHEQMDRAVLDAYGWSDIDTTCGFVLDYLDIDTDELPTEVQDRIASGDLFFPTVEEASTFDSLVRTGKRKLPWRYRWPEATHDEVLARLLDLNQKRHEEEVLQGKQSQEGDKSQGQKNKRKPRKSPASDSLTLDIPGLG comes from the coding sequence TTGCAAGCTGTCACCTCTACAGAAGCTATTCCCGGACGCATTGAGGCAGGAACCGCTTGGATTGAGAACTTTCCAGCCTTTGCCGAACAAGTACTGGAGTGGCTGCCAGAAGATTTGGTGGGAGCGCCTGAGCAGAATCTAATACCGACAGCGCTCGAAGTAGTGCTGCCAGATTATAACGAGACCCTTCGCCCCACCTATGCCGTGCCGGAACCCGATAGCGGTCAGTGGTTGATGCTGGTTCAGACGGTGAAGCCAGGACTGCCCCTAGATGAGGTGGATCCAGAGGTTGAGAAAGGGCACGGTTGGAAAGCGACACTCCAGGCTAAGTTTGAGCGGCTTTTACGGGAAACGCAGATTCCCATCGGTTTGCTGTGTAACGGGATGGAGATCCGTCTTGTGTATGCGCCGCGTGGAGAGTCATCTGGGCATCTCACGTTCCCTGTTCAGGCAATGATGGAGGTAGCAGGGCGGCTGATCTTGGGTGCTCTGGAGATGTTGATTGGGGGCGATCGCCTGTTTAACGTGCCGAGCGATCGCCGTTTACCGAAGATTCTCAGTGACAGCCGTGACTACCAGGCAGAGGTCTCAACCAAACTCGCCGATCAGGTGTTGGATGCCTTGTGGGAACTGCTCCGAGGTTTTCAAGCCGCAGATGCAGCCGTGGGTGGGGCATTACTTCAGGAATTAGCTAAGACAGACCCACAACATATCTATGGAGGATTGCTCACAACCCTGATGCGGCTGGTGTTTCTCCTGTATGCCGAAGATGAAGGATTGATGCCAGATGATTCGGTGTATCAACAGAATTACTCGGTTTCGGGACTGTATGAGCGGTTGCGGGAAGATGCCGGAAACTACCCAGATACGATGGATCTGCGATATGGAGCCTGGACGTGGCTGTTGAGTCTGTTTCGTCTGGTTTATGACGGGGGAGGTTATACACCGGAATATCTACCCGCACGGCATGGGCAACTTTTTGAACCGGATGAGTACCCGTTTCTGGAAGGACGCGATCGCACCAGCCATTTTCGGAAGGGTGAACCCCTTGAAGTACCCCGTATACCAGATGGGGTGATTTATCGAGTGCTAGAAAATCTGTTGATGTTGGATGGCGAGCGGCTGTCTTACCGATCTCTGGATGTGGAGCAGATTGGCTCGGTGTATGAGGCGATCATGGGCTTTGAGGTACAGGTAACTCAAGGGCTATCGATTGCTGTGCGACCGAAGGATGTGGTGGTGAATGTAGAGGCTCTGCTAGCAACCAAGCCGAAGGATCGAGCGAAGGTACTGAAGGATGAAGCGGAGTGTAAGCTGACGGGCAAGGCACTGACTGCCTTAAGTGAGGCGAAGACACCGGAGGAGTTGCTAGCCGCCCTCGATCGCAAGGTATCGGCATCTCGAACACCGAATCTATTGCCTGTGGGTTCACTGTTCTTGCAGCCCGGTGAAGAGCGACGACGATCGGGTTCTCATTACACCCCTCGGAAATTGACGCAACCAATTGTCGAAACCACACTTCGACCTGTGCTGGAGGGGCTGGGAGAGCGACCGACAGCGGAGCAAATTTTAGAGTTAAAAGTGTGTGACTTGGCGATGGGGTCAGGCGCATTTCTGGTGGAAGCCTGTCGGCAACTGGCAGAGAAGGTTCTGGAGGCTTGGACGCGGGATGATCAGCTTCAGGATTTGCCAGATGATGTGGAACCGCTATTGGCTGCACGACGATTGGTCGCCCAGCGGTGTCTGTATGGGGTAGATAAGAATCCGTTTGCGGTGAATTTGGCGAAACTGTCTTTGTGGTTGGTGACGTTAGCCAAGGATCGTCCCTTTACGTTTGTGGATCATGCCTTAAAGTGTGGGGACTCACTGGTAGGGGTTAGCAAGCCACAGGTCAGCCGCTTTATGGCTGCAAGTGACTTGAGCGAATCAGCTTTAATCAACATGCTGGAAGATAATGCTCAGAAGTCAAAGTTTTATCGTGATTTGATCGCGTTTGCTGATGAAAGGGCAGATGAAGATGACGAGCAAAAGCGCGGATATTTGAAGCAAGCAGACTCAGAATCCTACAATAGCCGTATTTTGAGTGATGTCGTGGTTGCATCCTTCTTTGCATCAAACCGAAGCCATACTGACGACTTAAATGATGAAAAATTGATGAGCGATGTTGCACTCGCTGCATTTTTTTCAACACTCTCAAAATCAAAAAGGGATGCTAAGAAAATCGCTAAAGATTTGTCTACCAAGGTTAATCTATGGCGATTGGGCACCATTGATCGTTCGGAAGTGGAATTGATTGCCAGTATTCCGAGGCAGTTTAAGAGACCCGTTTCCTCCTTCCATTGGGAATCTGAATTTCCAGAAGTGTTTAAGCGGAAAAACCCTGGATTTGACGTAATTGCCGGAAACCCACCCTTCGCCGGAAAAAATACGCTGATTAACGCTCATCCAGAAGGCTACTTAGCTTGGCTGCAAGATACTCATCCAGAATCTCATGGCAACGCAGATCTAGTAGCTCATTTTTTCCGTCGAGCCTTTGATCTACTACGGCAAGGTGGCAGTTTAGGGTTGATTGCAACGAATACCATTGCTCAAGGAGATACCCGCACTACTGGACTTCGATTTATTTGTAACAACGGCGGCACAATTTACAACGCTCAGAAGCGTGTGAAGTGGCCGGGACTTGCCGCAGTAGTAATTAGTGTGGTGAATATCTTCAAAGGAGCTTACACCGGAGTTAAGAAGATTGACGAGCGAGAAACAGATTTAATTTCTGCATTTCTATTTCATTCTGGTGGAAACAGTGATCCACAAGTATTACTTGCAAACCAGAATAAGAGTTTTCAGGGCAGTATTTTACTAGGGATGGGCTTCACATTTGATGACTCCAACTTAGATGCCACCTCTATTTCAGAAATGCATCGCTTAATTGAAAAAGATCCTCGTAACCAGGAACGGATCTTTCCTTATATCGGTGGGGAGGAGGTGAATAGCAGCCCTACCCATGCCCATCATCGTTATGTGATTGACTTCTTCGACAGAAGTGAGGAAGAAGCATGGAAATGGCCAGATTTAATGCAGATTGTCAAAGATAAGGTCAAGCCAATTCGAGATGTCCAAAAGCGGGATGCTTTAAGAGAGCGTTGGTGGCAATATGCAGAAAAACGTCCTGGATTAGTTAGAGCGATCGACCAGTGTGATCGAGTGTTAGTTTGTTTATTTTGTACACCACATCTTTCGTTTGCTTTTCTTCCCAACAGATGCGTATTTGCAAATACCTTAAATGTATTTGCTTTAGATAGCAATCTGAGTTTTTCTATTTTACAGTCTAATATTCATAGTGTCTGGGCTTGGTTCTTTGGTTCATCAATGAAAGATGATCTTCGCTACACGCCAACTGATTGTTTCCAAACATTCCCTTTTCCAGAAAAATGGGAAGACGACCCTACCCTCGAAGAAATCGGTAAAACTTACTATGAATACCGTGCCGATCTTATGGTGCGAAATAATCAGGGTTTAACTGATACCTATAACCGCTTCCACGACCCTGATGAACGTGAGGCCGATATCCTTAAGCTACGGGAACTTCATGAGCAGATGGATCGTGCCGTTCTTGATGCCTATGGCTGGTCAGATATTGATACCACCTGCGGCTTTGTCCTCGACTACCTGGACATCGACACTGACGAGCTTCCCACCGAAGTCCAGGATCGGATTGCTTCTGGTGATCTCTTCTTTCCAACCGTAGAAGAAGCCTCTACCTTCGATAGCCTGGTTCGTACTGGCAAACGTAAACTTCCCTGGCGCTACCGCTGGCCCGAAGCCACCCATGATGAGGTCTTGGCTCGACTCCTTGACCTCAACCAGAAACGTCATGAAGAAGAAGTGTTACAGGGTAAACAATCTCAGGAGGGAGATAAATCTCAAGGACAGAAGAACAAACGAAAGCCGCGAAAATCGCCGGCTAGTGACTCACTAACTCTTGACATCCCTGGGCTTGGCTAA
- the drmD gene encoding DISARM system SNF2-like helicase DrmD, whose protein sequence is MSLQAGQIVQVRSRQYLVEEVISPFREEGDTQVRLACLEDDAQGQQLEVFWEREVDARILGASSWESVTQKGFDNPRYFSAYFHALRWNCVTSTEPKLFQAPYRAGIEVKAYQLEPLRKALLMPRVSLFIADDVGLGKTIEAGLILREMLMRQKIKRVVISCPPSVVRQWQEEMESRFGLLFQIFDREFVAAKRRERGYGVNPWKTHTRFIISHALLRDETYAAPLRDWLEEFNAGSILILDEAHNAAPASGSRYAIDSQLTKTVRELAPRFEHKLFLSATPHNGHSNSFAALLEILDPQRFCRGVKVHPKLLDAVMVRRLKQDLREIGDRDFPERHIIPMVIDGLPDDAPELELARLLQEYRSCREERLKDAAKSTQVTAMLVMTSLQKRLLSSIEAFARTLRVHRAAIARQAEKQRIATTHNFSLLKESPGSDDERADLSEDEIQAEEDAQMAAATQSAAEAVSARELELLEKMTQIAESTRYQPDGRVKKLIEWVQQNQCPDLGQSGARWNNRRVLIFTEYTDTKRYLEHQLQQAIALSDRERERIDAFTGGMGDEQRERVKSAFNADPQHHPLRILIATDAAREGVNLQNHCADLFHFDVPWNPSRMEQRNGRIDRKLQRESEVRCHYFYLAQRPEDRVIDVLVKKTVTIQQELGSLSPVIERNISKILDTGIRAKDEVSLTAAIAVADHADEDSKVKGQVIEEELEAVRIRKQKLFEQQALLEDMLQDSQKWLGLDDRHFRDALSASLEILGAQSLEPMDAKEAIKDADRARWIIPALHERAGADPTWATTLDTLRAPRKKGQKLWEWRNETAIRPVVFRDPGTLDGEVVHLHLEHRLVQRLLGRFLSQGFLYHELTRSCVCLTDDPVPKVVILGRLSLYGDRASRLHDEIVAVAAEWLDPEARGRGKLRPLTETEKADVLKELETSLVTPRLREVSPSLLERCKTYASRDVEDLLSHLERRAETLTERAERKLRQRGEKEADEMKRLLEDQRDRILKQEQKYGQYQLELFNSEEMRQIEADRRHWRIRVQQLEEEIQTEPERIKQVYQVKASRVEPLGLVYLWPVSS, encoded by the coding sequence ATGAGCCTCCAAGCAGGCCAGATTGTTCAAGTACGATCGCGCCAATACCTCGTTGAAGAAGTTATCAGTCCATTCCGTGAGGAAGGGGACACACAGGTTCGGCTTGCTTGCTTGGAAGATGATGCTCAGGGACAGCAGCTTGAGGTTTTTTGGGAGCGCGAGGTTGATGCCCGAATTCTAGGCGCATCCTCCTGGGAGTCAGTGACCCAGAAGGGGTTCGATAACCCTCGCTACTTTTCAGCCTATTTTCATGCCTTGCGGTGGAATTGTGTGACCTCCACTGAACCAAAGCTTTTTCAGGCACCCTATCGGGCTGGGATCGAGGTTAAAGCGTATCAATTAGAACCCTTAAGAAAGGCACTACTGATGCCAAGGGTGTCGCTTTTTATCGCTGACGATGTGGGGCTGGGAAAAACGATTGAAGCAGGTCTCATCCTCCGAGAAATGCTGATGCGTCAAAAAATTAAGCGCGTTGTCATTTCATGCCCTCCCTCAGTTGTGCGGCAATGGCAGGAGGAGATGGAAAGTCGCTTCGGCTTGCTGTTTCAGATTTTCGATCGCGAGTTTGTGGCGGCGAAGCGTCGAGAACGGGGGTATGGGGTTAATCCGTGGAAGACCCATACTCGCTTTATCATTTCCCATGCGCTGCTGAGAGACGAAACCTATGCAGCTCCCTTGCGAGACTGGCTAGAAGAGTTTAACGCTGGGTCAATCTTAATCCTGGATGAAGCTCATAATGCTGCACCTGCCAGTGGGTCTCGGTATGCGATCGACTCTCAATTGACCAAAACTGTGCGAGAACTGGCTCCTCGCTTTGAGCACAAGCTCTTTTTATCAGCGACTCCTCACAACGGTCATTCCAACAGCTTTGCGGCACTGCTCGAAATCCTGGATCCTCAACGCTTTTGTCGAGGGGTTAAGGTTCATCCAAAGCTTTTGGATGCTGTAATGGTGCGTCGGCTGAAGCAGGACTTGCGAGAAATTGGCGATCGCGATTTCCCTGAACGCCACATTATCCCAATGGTGATTGATGGGTTACCTGACGATGCCCCAGAGCTAGAACTGGCACGGTTGCTTCAGGAGTACCGATCCTGCCGGGAAGAGCGGCTGAAAGATGCGGCAAAATCAACCCAGGTAACCGCGATGTTGGTGATGACATCGCTTCAGAAGCGTCTGCTCTCGTCGATCGAAGCGTTTGCCCGAACGTTGCGCGTTCATCGGGCGGCGATCGCCCGTCAAGCTGAGAAACAGCGAATCGCCACTACTCACAACTTTTCTTTGTTGAAGGAATCGCCAGGTTCTGATGATGAACGAGCGGACTTGTCCGAGGATGAGATCCAGGCGGAAGAGGATGCTCAGATGGCTGCGGCTACTCAATCAGCAGCAGAGGCAGTCTCAGCCAGGGAGTTGGAACTTTTGGAGAAGATGACGCAGATTGCAGAGTCAACGCGGTATCAACCCGATGGACGGGTGAAAAAACTCATTGAGTGGGTTCAGCAAAACCAGTGTCCCGATTTAGGGCAGTCAGGAGCTAGGTGGAACAATCGCCGTGTGCTGATTTTCACGGAGTACACAGATACTAAGCGTTATCTTGAGCATCAACTGCAACAGGCGATCGCCCTTTCTGACCGAGAACGTGAGCGGATTGATGCTTTTACAGGCGGTATGGGCGATGAGCAGCGGGAGCGCGTTAAGTCTGCTTTCAATGCTGACCCACAGCATCATCCGCTGAGAATTTTGATTGCCACGGATGCGGCACGGGAGGGGGTGAATCTCCAGAACCACTGTGCTGACCTCTTTCATTTTGATGTGCCCTGGAATCCGAGCCGGATGGAACAGCGGAATGGTCGGATTGACCGCAAGCTCCAGCGGGAATCTGAGGTTCGGTGTCATTATTTTTATTTGGCGCAACGTCCTGAGGATCGGGTCATCGATGTGCTGGTGAAGAAGACTGTTACGATTCAGCAGGAGTTGGGTAGTCTCTCTCCAGTCATTGAGCGGAACATCTCAAAGATTCTTGATACGGGCATTCGAGCCAAGGATGAGGTAAGCCTGACTGCTGCGATCGCCGTTGCCGACCACGCTGATGAGGACTCGAAGGTTAAAGGGCAGGTCATAGAAGAAGAACTTGAGGCAGTTCGGATTCGGAAGCAAAAGCTATTCGAGCAGCAAGCCTTGCTTGAAGATATGCTTCAGGATTCTCAAAAGTGGTTAGGGCTAGACGATCGCCACTTTAGAGATGCCCTATCCGCCTCACTCGAAATCCTTGGTGCTCAATCATTGGAGCCAATGGATGCAAAGGAGGCAATCAAAGATGCCGATCGTGCTAGATGGATCATTCCGGCTTTACATGAACGAGCAGGAGCGGATCCTACCTGGGCAACGACCTTGGATACTCTGAGGGCACCTCGCAAGAAGGGACAGAAGCTTTGGGAATGGCGTAACGAAACAGCGATTCGTCCGGTCGTATTCCGTGACCCAGGCACATTGGATGGAGAGGTGGTGCATCTTCACCTAGAGCACCGACTGGTGCAGCGTCTACTAGGACGCTTCCTGTCTCAGGGCTTTCTCTACCATGAGCTGACTCGCTCCTGTGTGTGTTTAACGGATGATCCGGTGCCGAAGGTTGTGATCTTGGGTAGGCTGTCCCTCTATGGCGATCGCGCCTCCAGGCTTCATGACGAAATTGTCGCGGTGGCAGCGGAATGGCTGGATCCAGAAGCGCGGGGACGGGGAAAGCTAAGACCGCTAACGGAAACGGAAAAGGCGGATGTGCTGAAAGAGCTGGAAACTTCACTGGTCACACCTCGATTGCGGGAGGTTTCTCCCTCGCTGTTAGAACGGTGCAAAACCTATGCATCTAGGGATGTGGAGGATTTGCTCTCTCATTTAGAGCGCCGCGCTGAAACACTGACAGAGCGAGCGGAACGCAAATTGCGGCAGCGTGGGGAGAAAGAAGCCGATGAAATGAAGCGTCTGTTGGAAGACCAGCGCGATCGCATCCTGAAGCAGGAGCAGAAGTATGGACAGTATCAGCTTGAGCTTTTTAACAGTGAGGAAATGCGGCAAATTGAAGCCGACCGTCGCCATTGGCGAATCCGGGTACAGCAATTAGAGGAGGAGATTCAAACTGAACCAGAGCGGATCAAGCAGGTGTATCAGGTGAAAGCAAGCCGAGTTGAACCCCTGGGCTTGGTTTACCTGTGGCCCGTGTCGAGTTGA